One stretch of Carassius carassius chromosome 18, fCarCar2.1, whole genome shotgun sequence DNA includes these proteins:
- the LOC132091810 gene encoding DNA-binding protein RFX6 encodes MPMKRNIGSPLKNDMLHQPQASQTKRACKNADDLHASILVDQDNLGNNMFFKARLDEEEDSGIKSEADESNGSISSEEDLGHLEYSKTFSVKQTVPKKSISQIIKDKKKQTQLTLQWLEENYIVCEGVCLPRCILYAHYLDFCRKEKLDPACAATFGKTIRQKFPLLTTRRLGTRGHSKYHYYGIGIKESSAYYHSVYSGKGLTRFSGSKLKNEGGFTRKYSLSSKTGTLLPEFPSAQHLVLQESVSKDKVDTLIMMYKTHCQCILDNAINVNFEEIQNFLLHFWQGMPEHLLPLLENPVIVDIFCVCDSILYKVLTDVLIPATMQDMPESLLADIRNFAKHWEHWMVSSLENLPEILSEKKLPIARRFVSSLKRQTSFLHLAQIARPALFDQNVVTSMVNDIDKVDLNSIGSQALLSITSDQDSDFYSEYDSISVFQELKDLLRKNATVESFIEWLDSLVEQKVIKPSKQNGRSVKKRAQDFLLKWSFFGARVMHNLTLNNAASFGSFHLIRMLLDEYILLAIETQFNNDKEQDLQNLLEKYMRSADASKATFTASPSSCFLANRNKSGVASSDSTVKDENPPDHDFLSLTAAQQGLGASTAVYHSTDPDNFTIPGQMDYSLNSAPLMTPPISPAMINRSSVINQGPMAVRTQSSCPIQPQVSCQTFSDTMYQSLHNTSSGSYPSSSYYQPVFRAQTHTPTSAYQAHAESGRYAPFSGHQLTKDCFSSSCTVSPYSSRDAVTGYAGSGDPVMDTEGVQLLDSTGYSFGGSAASGDGCSAPVCSSGHNGYYSSSGYVDAQRMGTFIDQHVSVISSVSSVSSIRSVSAYAEVHDPLNILDDTSTTRPYYTELSAMGAHTAGSSIAHSCSISAPCMYGVPAPYHSQNALLPLQGTTEIREIVSSLPPINTVLMGSTGGPS; translated from the exons ATGCCAATGAAAAGAAATATAGGGAGTCCATTGAAGAATGACATGCTTCATCAACCACAAGCGTCGCAGACAAAGAGAGCTTGCAAAAACGCAGATGACCTCCATGCTTCAATTCTTGTTGACCAAGACAATCTCGGGAACAACATGTTTTTCAAAGCCAGGCTTGATGAGGAGGAGGATTCTGGCATTAAATCAG AAGCTGATGAAAGTAATGGAAGCATTTCTTCTGAAGAGGACCTGGGCCACTTGGAATATTCTAAGACGTTCTCTGTGAAACAAACTGTGCCAAAGAAAAGCATCAGTCAGATCATCAAGGacaagaagaaacagactcaactCACTCTACAATG GCTTGAGGAAAATTACATAGTTTGCGAAGGTGTTTGTCTGCCACGGTGCATCCTCTACGCTCATTATTTAGACTTTTGTCGGAAGGAGAAATTAGATCCTGCTTGTGCTGCCACTTTTGGGAAG ACCATAAGGCAGAAATTTCCTCTTTTAACAACTCGGAGGCTTGGAACCAGAGGCCATTCGAA GTATCATTATTATGGTATTGGAATCAAGGAGAGCAGTGCGTATTATCACTCTGTGTACTCTGGAAAAGGTTTGACACG ATTCTCTGGAAGCAAGCTAAAAAATGAG GGGGGATTCACCAGGAAATACTCCCTTAGTTCTAAAACAGGAACTCTTTTACCCGAATTCCCAAGTGCACAGCATTTAGTGCTTCAGGAGTCTGTTTCAAAAGATAAG GTCGACACATTGATTATGATGTACAAGACTCACTGTCAGTGCATTCTGGACAATGCCATTAATGTCAACTTTGAGGAG ATCCAGAACTTTCTGCTTCACTTCTGGCAAGGAATGCCTGAACATCTCCTGCCACTGCTAGAGAATCCAGTTATCGTGGACatcttctgtgtgtgtgactctatACTCTACAAA GTTCTGACTGATGTTCTCATCCCTGCTACAATGCAGGACATGCCAGAAAG TCTTTTGGCAGATATTCGAAATTTTGCCAAGCACTGGGAACACTGGATGGTGTCTTCCTTGGAGAATCTTCCGGAAATCCTCTCAGAAAAGAAACTGCCAATAGCGCGACGATTTGTGTCCTCCTTAAAGAGACAGACCTCCTTTTTACATCTTGCACAG ATTGCAAGACCTGCACTTTTTGACCAGAATGTAGTGACTTCTATGGTGAATGATATCGATAAAGTGGATCTTAACAGTATTGGTTCTCAAGCACTCCTTTCGATTACAAGTGACCAAGATTCAGACTTCTACTCTGAAT ATGACTCTATTTCAGTGTTTCAAGAGTTGAAAGACCTCCTGAGGAAAAATGCCACAGTGGAGTCTTTCATTGAATGGCTTGACTCGCTGGTCGAGCAGAAAGTTATTAAG CCCAGCAAACAAAATGGTCGGTCAGTGAAAAAGCGAGCTCAAGATTTCCTTCTGAAGTGGAGTTTTTTTGGAGCACGAGTGATGCACAATCTCACCCTAAACAACGCTGCTAGCTTTG GCTCGTTCCATCTCATTCGGATGCTTTTGGATGAGTACATCCTGCTAGCCATTGAAACACAATTCAACAACGACAAAGAGCAAGACCTTCAGAATCTACTGGAGAAATACATGAGGAGTGCAG ATGCTAGTAAGGCTACATTCACCGCCTCCCCAAGTTCCTGTTTCTTGGCCAATCGGAATAAATCCGGTGTGGCGTCCAGTGATTCAACTGTCAAGGATGAGAACCCACCAGATCATGACTTCCTGTCGCTCACAGCTGCACAGCAGGGGCTCGGGGCCAGTACTGCTGTGTACCATAGTACCGATCCGGACAACTTTACTATACCTG GTCAAATGGATTACTCGCTGAACAGCGCCCCCCTGATGACCCCTCCGATCTCTCCTGCCATGATCAACCGTAGCAGTGTGATCAACCAGGGCCCGATGGCTGTGAGGACACAGAGCAGCTGCCCCATCCAGCCTCAGGTGTCCTGCCAGACCTTCTCTGACACCATGTACCAGAGTCTGCACAATACCAGTTCTGGCTCGTACCCCAGCTCCTCTTACTACCAGCCTGTGTTCAGAGCTCAGACTCACACTCCAACATCAGCCTATCAGGCTCATGCTGAAAGCGGCCGCTACGCACCCTTCTCTGGACACCAGCTGACCAAAGACTGCTTCAGCAGCAGCTGCACTGTGTCTCCTTACAGCTCGAGGGATGCAGTGACTGGATACGCAGGCTCAGGTGACCCTGTGATGGATACTGAGGGAGTTCAGCTGCTGGACTCCACAGGGTACAGCTTTGGAGGAAGTGCTGCCAGTGGAGATGGATGTTCAGCTCCAGTTTGCAGCTCTGGGCACAATG GATATTACAGCAGCAGTGGGTATGTGGACGCTCAGAGGATGGGCACGTTTATCGATCAGCATGTGTCAGTTATCAGCAGCGTGAGCAGCGTGAGCAGCATTCGCTCTGTTTCGGCTTATGCTGAAGTGCACGACCCTCTCAACATCCTAGATGACACGAGCACAACAAGACCCTACTACACTGAACTGTCTGCAATGGGTGCACACACAGCAG GATCCAGCATTGCTCATTCCTGCTCCATCTCGGCACCCTGCATGTATGGAGTTCCTGCTCCTTATcactcccagaatgcactgctgcCTCTCCAGGGGACCACAGAGATTAGAGAAATAGTGTCATCTTTGCCCCCCATTAACACTGTGTTGATGGGGTCAACTGGTGGGCCGTCCTGA